CTTCAAGCTAGCCAGCGTTTCTTCGCGAAGCGCTTTTAATTGTTCTTCAATAGTTGACATAATTCCTCCATCAGTCGCTCGTAGATAAAAAGAAAACCACATGCCAAAAACTCCACTCGGAGCGTTGACACGCGGTACCATCCGTTTTCATCTGACAAGTCAGACCTTCATTTCTAAATCCATGCGCAAGTGAATTCACCCAGCTTTCATATAGAGAGCTTGCAGTCACGGCTCTCCTCCCTGATATACTTCCCTTGGGCTACTAGTCTTGCGGATTTCTATTCGATTACTACATAGTTTATCAGATTTTTAGTTAAAAAACAAGTTAGATTAGACTAATTTCAATATAAAACTCGTTCCTTTTTCTGTTTCTCCATTTTCCACAAATCCAAGCGACTTGAAACACCTCCTAGAAGCATGATTGTAGGTGTAGATTTCCTTGACTCTCAATTCTTTCCATCCTTTTACTCGAGCCAATTCAATCAAAGTACTTAGAATCTTTTTTCCAACTCCTCGATGTTGGTAAGCGGAATCCCCAATCACAATGGGGAGATTATCCTGAGATAGTGTAACATCCCCAATTGGAAACCATTCTCCCTTCTCCTTGACTTCAATCCAAAAAAGCTCACCGTGCTGATCCAAATAGGAATACATAGCTTCCAAGGTCGCTGGACTGTAAGGACTCTTCACACCATCTACGAGGTAAACCAAGTTCACATCCTGATACCAAGCAAAAGCTTCCTCACAATGATTGACCTTATAGTAAGGAACAAGACGCAGTGCATTATCTATTTGTAAAATCTGTTTCATCTGCTTCCCTTTTCAAATAAGAGAGTTGCTGCCTGATTAAAACCATCACACCAGTTATACCATTTTGCTTCATACTCATCTTGAGGTAAGATATGATTTTTTAAATCCAGAACAGAGTAAATCTTTCTTTCCTCGCAAGCTTGCGCATAGAGATAATACAGTTCATCGCCACCATCTCTATCCCACTCAGCAGAAATCGTATCTTGACCTAGCAATAAAGCCTGATAAGCCCTGTGATGCCCATCTGTAATCAACAAGCAATCTCCGAACGCAAGAATACTGATTGGAGCAACATTGATTATTTCTGCCGATTGATAAAGTGTCTGGATGCCTTCTAGTTTCTTTTCTGATAAGTATAGTTGAGTCGGATGGAGAGCTTTTATGCTGACTTTCATTTCTTTCTCCTCAAAGGAATTTGATACTCACTTCTGCTTGCCTTTAAATCGCCATTGGAAGCGAAGTTTGTCATAGAAGGGAAATTCGATAAACAGGAATCCCAAGCCTACACAGAGACTGGCAAGGACATCTGATGGATAGTGAACTCCCAGATAGACTCTTGACACCAGGACACTGACTAGGTAGAGACCTAGCACGATTTGTACGATTTTTCTCCAGACTGGATCTTTAATTCGTTGACTGAGAATGACAATCAGAGTACCTACCATCAGTGTCACTGCCAGAGAATGGCCACTTGGAAAAGAAAATCCCTTCTCCTCTACTAGATGTAAGATAGCTGGCCGTGGGCGCTGATAGATGTTTTTAAAGGTCACGATTAAAAGACCGGCTAAGGCTAGATTACCCGCCATGAAGTAGCTTTCTATCTTCCACTGCTTACGATAAAAGATAAAGGCTGCGATGGCAACCCAGGTGATAATCACTGGGATATCAATCAAATGCGTAAGGGCACGGAACAGAACCGTTAAATAATCTGGCAAGTCCCCACGAAGGGCAGTCTGAAGCGGTTGATCAAAACCGACCAGCGTTTCAGGATAGAACTTAACCATATAGCCAAGAAGGACGAAAAGTAAAAGGGCAAAACTGCCCTTCATTAAAAATGTTTGTTTATCTCTCATAATGTTTTAAGGTTGGTTTCAAGAGGACGTATAACAACCAGAATGAAACAGCAAAGATTAAACCTTCAATCAGGTTAAAAGGTAAAACCATGGTCATCAAGTAGTTAGAAAGTCCTATAATTTCTCTAATATCAAAGTTGGCAAACTGCGCGTATAAAGGAACCGCATAGACATAGTTGAGAACCAACATGGCAGCAGTCAATCCAATAGTTCCCGCCAGAGATGCCAGTAGGAAACGAAGGGTGCTGCGTTCCTTTTTCCAAATCAAACCAAAGACGATAACAAAAACTCCCAAGGCTACGATATTCATTGGCAAGCCAATGTAGGTATTCACTCCTTGGCTATTCAGAAGCAACTTCAAGAGTGAGCGAAGCAAGAGAATGCCTAAAGCAGCTGGCAAATCCATCACCACCAAACCCAAAAGGACTGGCAAGATACTAAACTCGATCTTGAGGAAGGTCGCCGCTGGCAAGAGCGGAAAGTCAAAGTACATCAGCACAAATGAAATGGCTGATAAAATCGCAATGGTCGAAAGTCGACGTGTGTTTGTCATAACAGGTTCCTCCAATTTTCTATAAAATCAGAAGAAGTTGGAAAGGATTCCTCTATCTATTCTCACTTTTTATATCCCAAAAGTTCCCTCTCACTCTGTTGAGCAAGCGGTTGCAATTCATCTATAAACTCATCCGAACAGACAAAGCCATTCTTTCGTCTTCTCCCATCCAGACTATACTGTCGGTTGTGGAATCGCACCACATCAGCTTGCGCTCGCGGACTTCTTTAACTAAGATTTTTTTGGATTAATCTAGGCGTCGCAGTCGAAGATAATACTTAAGTATATCGAGACAAGACAACGAAGAGTAAGCCAAAATAGCTAGTTAAAGTCACCGCCGGTCGGGAATCTCACCCAGCCCTGAAGACCCCTTTATCATAACAAAAAACGCTTGCAAGTGCAAGCATTTTGATTATTTCAATTTATCTGCTTCATAGGTGTGAACAAGCTCAAGACCTGCAAAATTCTGCTGACGAAGAGCCTCATATACAATCATGCAGACGGTATTAGAAACATTGAGGCTACGGACATGTTCATCATTCATAGGAATACGGAGGGCTTTCTCAGGATGTTCTCGCATAAAGTCCTCTGGCAACCCCTTATCCTCACGTCCGAAGAGAAAATACTGATCTTCACCACTTGCCAAATTCGCCTCAGAATAGACCTTTTCTGCAAATTTCGAAATCAGATAGACTTGTCCTTTCATCTGAGACATAAAGTCTGCCAAGTTATCATAAAAATGAATCTCTAACTTATCCCAATAATCCAAACCAGCTCGCTTCATCTTGCGGTCATCAATCGGAAATCCCATCGGTTTGATGATGTGAAGGGGAGAATTGGTCGCAGCGCAAGTACGCGCAATGTTACCTGTATTTTGTGGAATCTGAGGTTCAAATAATACAATGTGATTTGTCATGACTGGCTTCCTTTTATCATTGCAAAAAAATAGCCACACTGCCCGGAGTCAAGCTCAGCAAACAGCGTGGTTAAGGCATCGTTAACTTACCTCACAACAGGTTTGAAGTAAATCAGCGAAACTACTTCCTTAGTATAACACTTTCAGAATCATTGTCAATAGAAACGACTTGATTTTTTTACTTTTTTTAATGATATTTTCATGTTTGGTCATCCCCTTTCTGAAAAGGTATAGTAAAAGAGCCAAATCACTTCAAATCGGAAACATCGTCATAGAAGTTAAACAAATGTATCTTCAAAACGTGAAAAGGTCTTTCTTCCCTTAAAAATCGCCTTAGCAAGTGCATTTTTTGCTAAAAAAGGGTATGATAGTTACATCATGAAAAAGTAGGTTTTTTATATGAAAATTGTCCTTGTTGGTGGAGGGAAAGTTGGTTTCGCCCTCTGTCGTTCACTGGTTGCAGAAAACCATGACGTTGTCCTCATCGAACAAGATGAGGCTGTCCTCAATCACATTGTCAGTCGCTATGATATCATAGGTCTCCTTGGAAATGGGGCTGACTTTGCCATCTTGGAGCAAGCCAGTGTTCAAGAGTGCGATATCTTTATTGCTCTAACCGAACACGATGAAGTGAATATGATTTCAGCGGTACTTGCTAAAAAAATGGGCGCTAAAGAAACCATCGTTCGGGTACGAAATCCTGAATACTCCAATGCCTATTTTAAAGAGAAAAATATTCTTGGATTTTCACTTATTGTTAATCCAGAACTCCTAGCAGCGCGTGCTATCTCAAATATCATTGATTTCCCTAACGCCCTCTCTGTCGAACGATTTGCTGGAGGGCGGGTCAGTCTCATGGAGTTTGTTGTCAAGGATTCTAGCGGTCTTTGTCAAATGCCAATCTCAGACTTCCGTAAAAAGTTTGGTAATGTTATCGTCTGTGCTATGGAGAGAGATCATCAACTGATGATTCCAAGCGGTGATGTTATTATCCAAGACAAGGATAGGATTTTTGTTACGGGAAATCGTGTAGATATGATGCTTTTCCATAACTATTTCAAATCTCGTGCAGTGAAAAGCTTGCTTATCGTCGGAGCTGGAAAGATTGCTTATTATCTACTCGGCATTTTAAAAGACAGTCGCATTGATACCAAGGTCATCGAAATCAATCCTGAAAGAGCTCGTTTCTTCAGTGAAAAGTTCCCCAATCTCTATATTGTCCAAGGAGATGGAACTGCAAAAGACATTTTACTGGAAGAAAGTGCTCCCCACTATGATGCAGTCGCGACCTTGACTGGAGTTGATGAGGAAAATATCATCACTTCTATGTTTCTTGACCGTGTTGGCGTCCATAAGAATATCACCAAGGTAAACCGAACAAGCCTTCTAGAGATTATCCACGCGCCTGATTTTTCGAGTATCATCACACCAAAAAGCATCGCAGTGGATACCATTATGCACTTTATCCGTGGTCGAGTAAACGCTCAGTATTCAGATCTTCAAGCCATGCACCATCTCGCAAATGGTCAAATTGAAACTCTCCAATTCCAAATCAAGGAAGCTAATAAAATGACTGCCAAACCTCTATCACAGTTGAAATTGAAAAAAGGGGTTCTCATCGCAGCCATTATCCGAAAAGGAAAAACAATCTTCCCTACTGGAGAGGATATGCTTGAGGTGGGAGACAAGTTACTCGTGACGACCTTATTGCCAAATATCACCAAAATTTATGATTTGATTGAGAGGTAAAAAATGAATAAAAGTATGATTCGTTACCTCCTCTCAAAGCTTCTCTTGATTGAGGCTGTTCTTCTCCTAGTCCCTGTTAGTGTAGCGATCTATTACCAAGAATCCAGTCAAGTATTTATCGCTCTCTTTTCTACGATTGGAATTTTAGTCCTTCTCGGTGGTCTAGGCATTTTACGGAAACCGAAAAACCAACGGATTTATGCCAAGGAAGGGGTCTTAATTGTTGCCCTCTGTTGGATTCTATGGTCTTTCTTTGGCGGCCTCCCCTTTGTCTTTTCAGGACAAATCCCAAGCGTCATCGATGCCTTCTTTGAAATCAGTTCTGGATTTACGACGACTGGTGCTACTATTCTGAACGATGTTTCCGTTCTCACTCGTTCCCTCCTCTTCTGGCGAAGTTTCACCCACTTGATCGGAGGGATGGGGGTACTCGTCTTTGCACTTGCCATTATGGACAATGCCAAGAATAGTCACTTGGAGGTGATGAAGGCTGAGGTCCCTGGTCCTGTCTTTGGCAAGGTCGTATCCAAGCTAAAAAACACTGCTCAGATCCTCTATCTGCTTTATCTGGCTCTCTTCTCCCTTTTTGTGGTTATCTACTATCTAGCAGGCATGCCTCTCTATGATAGTTTTGTCATCGCTATGGGAACTGCAGGAACTGGGGGATTTACCGTCTATAACGACGGAATTGCCCACTACGGTAGCTCACTCATCACCTATCTAGTTAGTATCGGAGTTCTGGTTTTTGGGGTTAACTTCAATCTCTACTACTACCTCATGCTCCGTCGGGTTAAGGCTTTCTTTGGAGATGAAGAACTACGAGCATATAGCATCATTGTCCTAGTTTCTACAGGCTTGATTACTCTTAATACACTCCACCTCTACCAAGGGGTCTCTAAAAGTGTTGAAATGGCCTTCTTCCAAGTTTCCAATATCATCACAACAACAGGTTTTGGTTACGGAGATATTACCAACTGGCCCCTCTTCTCCCAATTTATCCTCCTCTTCCTCATGGGAATCGGTGGATCAGCTGGCTCAACTGCAGGTGGTCTTAAGGTGATCAGAGGACTTATCCTCTCTAAAATCGCAAAAAATCAGATTTTGTCCACTTTATCCCCTCACCGTGTTTTGACTCTACACGTCAATAAAACTGTGATTGATAAGGATACCCAGCACAAAATTCTTAAATATTTTGCTATCTATATGATGATTATTCTCTCTCTCATCTTTATCGTCAGTCTTGATAGCAATGATTTTCTAGTCGTGACCAGTGCGGTCTTCAGCTGTTTTAACAATATCGGACCTATTCTAGGTACAACCTCGAGTTTTGCCATCTTTAGTCCCATCTCTAAAATCCTCCTCTCCTTTGCAATGATTGCAGGTCGCTTAGAGATATACCCAATTTTGCTACTCTTTATGAAACGCACTTGGTCTAAACGCTAATTATAATACATTTCCCCTTTTACAAGCTAGTAGAAGGGGAATTTTTCTATTAAAAATGAGAAGACCTTTCGGTCCTCTCCTAGTCTGTTTATTTTTTAAGAGCTTCTTTGTATCGAGCAACTTCCGCTTGGTTAGCCCAAACATAGTGACCTGGACGAATTTCCACCATAGACGGCTTGTCTGTCTCATAGTCATGTTGGTCAGGGTCGTAAACTTTCAAGACTTTCTTGCGTTCTAAGATTGGATCTGGAATCGGTACCGCAGATAGAAGCGCCTGAGTATATGGGTGGACAGGATTGTTAAACAACTCCTCTGTCTCCGCCACTTCGACGATAACTCCCTTATAGATAACTGCGATACGATCTGAGATAAAGCGAACAACTGACAAGTCATGCGCGATAAAGAGATAAGTCAAGCCCAACTCTTTTTGGAACTTCTTGAGCAAGTTCAAAACTTGCGCACGAACAGATACGTCCAAGGCAGAAATTGGCTCATCCGCAATAACGAAATCAGGCTCCATCACAAGAGCACGGGCAATCCCGATACGCTGACGTTGCCCACCAGAAAACTCGTGTGGGTAACGGGTCAAGTGTTCTTTCAAAAGTCCAACTTCATGAATCATCTTTTGAACTTTTTCTTTACGATCTTCTTCATCTTTAAACAAGTGATAGTTGTAAAGACCTTCAGAGATGATATAGTCAACCGTCGCACGTTCATTCAAGCTGGCTGCAGGGTCTTGGAAAATCATCTGGATACGACGGATCAAGTCTGAGGATTCCTTATGAGATTTTTTTCCATTGATCTTATGACCATCAAAGATGATTTCACCTTTACTGGTATTATTTAGACCAATAATAGCACGACCAATCGTTGTTTTCCCACTACCAGACTCACCTACAAGAGAGAAAGTTTCTCCCTTGTTGATAAAGAAGTTGGCGTTTTTAACCGCAACAAACTTCTTACTTCCTTCACCGAAGGAAATTTCTAAATCTTTAATTTCTACTAATTTTTCAGACATTTCCTTCCTCCTAGTCTTCTAGATGAGCA
This window of the Streptococcus sp. D7B5 genome carries:
- a CDS encoding GNAT family N-acetyltransferase; this translates as MRLVPYYKVNHCEEAFAWYQDVNLVYLVDGVKSPYSPATLEAMYSYLDQHGELFWIEVKEKGEWFPIGDVTLSQDNLPIVIGDSAYQHRGVGKKILSTLIELARVKGWKELRVKEIYTYNHASRRCFKSLGFVENGETEKGTSFILKLV
- a CDS encoding phosphatase PAP2 family protein, with the translated sequence MRDKQTFLMKGSFALLLFVLLGYMVKFYPETLVGFDQPLQTALRGDLPDYLTVLFRALTHLIDIPVIITWVAIAAFIFYRKQWKIESYFMAGNLALAGLLIVTFKNIYQRPRPAILHLVEEKGFSFPSGHSLAVTLMVGTLIVILSQRIKDPVWRKIVQIVLGLYLVSVLVSRVYLGVHYPSDVLASLCVGLGFLFIEFPFYDKLRFQWRFKGKQK
- a CDS encoding ECF transporter S component; its protein translation is MTNTRRLSTIAILSAISFVLMYFDFPLLPAATFLKIEFSILPVLLGLVVMDLPAALGILLLRSLLKLLLNSQGVNTYIGLPMNIVALGVFVIVFGLIWKKERSTLRFLLASLAGTIGLTAAMLVLNYVYAVPLYAQFANFDIREIIGLSNYLMTMVLPFNLIEGLIFAVSFWLLYVLLKPTLKHYER
- a CDS encoding tRNA (cytidine(34)-2'-O)-methyltransferase; the encoded protein is MTNHIVLFEPQIPQNTGNIARTCAATNSPLHIIKPMGFPIDDRKMKRAGLDYWDKLEIHFYDNLADFMSQMKGQVYLISKFAEKVYSEANLASGEDQYFLFGREDKGLPEDFMREHPEKALRIPMNDEHVRSLNVSNTVCMIVYEALRQQNFAGLELVHTYEADKLK
- a CDS encoding ATP-binding cassette domain-containing protein, with the protein product MSEKLVEIKDLEISFGEGSKKFVAVKNANFFINKGETFSLVGESGSGKTTIGRAIIGLNNTSKGEIIFDGHKINGKKSHKESSDLIRRIQMIFQDPAASLNERATVDYIISEGLYNYHLFKDEEDRKEKVQKMIHEVGLLKEHLTRYPHEFSGGQRQRIGIARALVMEPDFVIADEPISALDVSVRAQVLNLLKKFQKELGLTYLFIAHDLSVVRFISDRIAVIYKGVIVEVAETEELFNNPVHPYTQALLSAVPIPDPILERKKVLKVYDPDQHDYETDKPSMVEIRPGHYVWANQAEVARYKEALKK
- a CDS encoding TrkH family potassium uptake protein, with amino-acid sequence MNKSMIRYLLSKLLLIEAVLLLVPVSVAIYYQESSQVFIALFSTIGILVLLGGLGILRKPKNQRIYAKEGVLIVALCWILWSFFGGLPFVFSGQIPSVIDAFFEISSGFTTTGATILNDVSVLTRSLLFWRSFTHLIGGMGVLVFALAIMDNAKNSHLEVMKAEVPGPVFGKVVSKLKNTAQILYLLYLALFSLFVVIYYLAGMPLYDSFVIAMGTAGTGGFTVYNDGIAHYGSSLITYLVSIGVLVFGVNFNLYYYLMLRRVKAFFGDEELRAYSIIVLVSTGLITLNTLHLYQGVSKSVEMAFFQVSNIITTTGFGYGDITNWPLFSQFILLFLMGIGGSAGSTAGGLKVIRGLILSKIAKNQILSTLSPHRVLTLHVNKTVIDKDTQHKILKYFAIYMMIILSLIFIVSLDSNDFLVVTSAVFSCFNNIGPILGTTSSFAIFSPISKILLSFAMIAGRLEIYPILLLFMKRTWSKR
- the trkA gene encoding Trk system potassium transporter TrkA gives rise to the protein MKIVLVGGGKVGFALCRSLVAENHDVVLIEQDEAVLNHIVSRYDIIGLLGNGADFAILEQASVQECDIFIALTEHDEVNMISAVLAKKMGAKETIVRVRNPEYSNAYFKEKNILGFSLIVNPELLAARAISNIIDFPNALSVERFAGGRVSLMEFVVKDSSGLCQMPISDFRKKFGNVIVCAMERDHQLMIPSGDVIIQDKDRIFVTGNRVDMMLFHNYFKSRAVKSLLIVGAGKIAYYLLGILKDSRIDTKVIEINPERARFFSEKFPNLYIVQGDGTAKDILLEESAPHYDAVATLTGVDEENIITSMFLDRVGVHKNITKVNRTSLLEIIHAPDFSSIITPKSIAVDTIMHFIRGRVNAQYSDLQAMHHLANGQIETLQFQIKEANKMTAKPLSQLKLKKGVLIAAIIRKGKTIFPTGEDMLEVGDKLLVTTLLPNITKIYDLIER